Proteins encoded within one genomic window of Sphingomonas cannabina:
- a CDS encoding TonB-dependent siderophore receptor — translation MQQWFGSILLASTLLMPAAAHASAADPAEDGDDQAKTDIIVTGTVQAQSSSATGLSLSLRETPQSVTVVDRQRIADFALTNVNDLLDQTVGINVERVETDRTYFNARGFDVTNFQVDGIGLPLIWGIQFGDLDTALFERVEAIRGANAIMTGVGNPSATINYARKRPTDTFQASASAMLGSWDRKRVEADVSGPLNDAGTLKARLIFAHEDKDSYLDFNRVDRNVYGAIVSWDVTPRLTATVGYTRQDNDADGVLWGALPLTYSDGTRVDYPRSASTSADWTYWDVTDQTAFAELGYQFAGGWSAKGIFTYKRFEENAALLYGYSYPNRATGLGVVGSAGIYPSTYDRYLGDFYASGPVTLFGREHKLALGVSTARSDALEWEAKPVDPIVFPAVQDWGRVQVAEPSFPAPYLAADYSDRLTRVYGAAHLNLADNLKAVVGASAMWLKTTGDSYGVDQSRKNSAVSPYLGAVLDLTPNVSLYASYTDIYNPQVEVDVDNRKLDPAKGSSIEAGIKSEWFDKRLYATAAVFRAKQKGLAEIAGQFTDPNGPGKIGQNYYVGVDTTSKGFEIEVAGRVTDRWTLSGGYTYLDIEDENGDPTRTWLPTQTFKLATTYAVPELRDLKLGAQMRWQNAISYADSGVQGAGIVTGDVILKQKDYAVVDLMAGIRLLDHVRATVNVRNVTDHKYLASLMWGQAFYAAPRSVLATLSFAY, via the coding sequence ATGCAGCAGTGGTTCGGTTCCATCCTCCTGGCTTCGACGCTGCTCATGCCTGCCGCGGCCCACGCCTCGGCTGCCGACCCGGCGGAGGATGGAGACGATCAGGCCAAGACCGACATCATCGTTACCGGTACGGTGCAGGCGCAGAGCAGTTCAGCCACCGGCTTGTCGCTGTCGCTCAGGGAGACTCCGCAATCGGTCACCGTCGTCGACCGCCAGCGCATCGCGGATTTCGCGCTGACCAACGTCAACGACCTGTTGGACCAGACGGTCGGCATCAACGTCGAACGCGTCGAGACCGATCGCACCTATTTCAATGCGCGCGGGTTCGACGTCACCAACTTCCAGGTCGACGGCATCGGCCTGCCGCTGATCTGGGGCATCCAGTTCGGGGACCTCGATACCGCGCTGTTCGAGCGGGTGGAGGCGATTCGTGGCGCCAACGCGATCATGACCGGGGTGGGAAATCCGTCCGCCACCATCAACTATGCCCGCAAGCGCCCGACCGATACCTTCCAGGCGAGCGCGTCGGCGATGCTCGGCTCGTGGGACCGGAAGCGCGTCGAGGCAGATGTTTCGGGGCCGCTGAACGATGCCGGCACGCTGAAAGCGCGGCTGATCTTCGCGCACGAGGACAAGGATTCGTATCTCGACTTCAACCGCGTCGACCGCAACGTCTATGGTGCGATCGTTTCGTGGGACGTGACGCCGCGGCTCACCGCGACCGTCGGCTATACGCGGCAGGACAACGACGCCGATGGCGTGCTGTGGGGCGCGCTGCCGCTCACTTATTCGGACGGGACGCGGGTCGATTATCCAAGGTCGGCCTCGACGTCGGCCGACTGGACCTATTGGGACGTGACCGACCAGACCGCCTTTGCGGAGCTAGGCTATCAGTTCGCCGGCGGCTGGTCGGCGAAGGGCATCTTCACCTACAAGCGCTTCGAGGAGAATGCGGCGCTGCTGTACGGCTACAGCTATCCCAATCGCGCGACGGGGCTGGGCGTCGTCGGGTCGGCGGGCATTTATCCGTCCACCTATGACCGCTATCTCGGCGATTTCTATGCGTCGGGGCCGGTCACGCTGTTCGGCCGGGAGCACAAGCTCGCCCTCGGGGTGTCGACGGCGCGGTCCGACGCGCTCGAATGGGAGGCGAAGCCGGTTGATCCGATTGTCTTCCCCGCCGTGCAGGATTGGGGCCGCGTCCAGGTGGCGGAGCCGAGCTTTCCTGCGCCCTATCTTGCCGCCGACTACAGCGATCGGCTGACCCGCGTCTATGGCGCCGCGCACCTCAATCTCGCCGACAATCTGAAGGCGGTGGTCGGCGCCAGCGCGATGTGGCTCAAGACGACCGGCGACTCCTATGGAGTCGACCAATCGCGTAAGAACAGCGCCGTCAGCCCCTATCTGGGCGCCGTCCTCGACCTCACGCCCAACGTCTCGCTCTATGCGAGCTACACCGACATCTACAATCCGCAGGTCGAGGTGGACGTGGACAACCGCAAGCTCGATCCGGCCAAGGGCAGCAGCATCGAGGCGGGCATCAAGAGCGAGTGGTTCGACAAACGGCTCTACGCCACCGCGGCGGTATTCCGTGCGAAGCAGAAGGGGCTCGCCGAAATCGCCGGGCAGTTCACCGATCCCAACGGCCCGGGCAAGATCGGCCAGAATTATTATGTCGGCGTCGACACCACGTCGAAAGGGTTCGAGATCGAAGTAGCCGGGCGCGTCACCGATCGCTGGACGCTGAGCGGCGGCTACACCTATCTCGATATAGAGGACGAGAACGGCGATCCCACCCGGACCTGGCTGCCGACGCAGACCTTCAAGCTTGCGACCACCTATGCGGTTCCTGAGCTGAGGGATCTGAAGCTCGGCGCCCAGATGCGCTGGCAGAATGCGATCAGCTACGCCGACTCCGGCGTGCAGGGCGCCGGCATCGTCACCGGCGACGTTATCCTGAAGCAGAAGGATTATGCGGTGGTCGACCTTATGGCAGGCATCCGCCTGCTCGATCACGTGCGCGCGACGGTGAACGTCCGCAACGTCACCGACCATAAGTACCTCGCCAGCCTGATGTGGGGCCAGGCCTTCTACGCCGCCCCGCGCAGCGTGCTCGCCACGCTCAGCTTCGCCTATTGA
- a CDS encoding 8-amino-7-oxononanoate synthase: MNRDSLHFDAAAEPYLEPQSRDLVALAERGRSRHLIPRAGRDFSSNDYLALASSPALAAAAIEALERGVPLGSGGSRLLRGNHPEHEALEEEAARFFGSEAALFFSSGYAANAALLATLPQRGDLVVHDALVHASAHEGMRLGRAEVRAAAHNDIDAFADAVAEWRRAGGTGRVWVAVESLYSMDGDQAPLDALAELADTHEAMLLIDEAHATGVFGPDGRGLAAHLDGRDNIITLRTCGKALGCEGALLCGPRIMRDFLINRGRAFIFSTAPSPLIAATVRAALRLLVAEPERRKRLHALIAQAHDLLVPLGAIGSGSQILPVILGDDIRAMQVAAAVQAAGFDVRGIRPPTVPAGTARLRVSLTLNVTSEDVTALAAALAEALR, translated from the coding sequence ATGAACCGCGACTCCCTTCACTTTGACGCCGCGGCCGAGCCGTACCTGGAGCCGCAATCGCGCGACCTCGTGGCGCTGGCCGAGCGCGGCCGCAGCCGACACCTGATCCCGCGGGCGGGTCGGGACTTCTCGTCTAACGACTATCTAGCGCTCGCCTCCTCCCCTGCCCTCGCCGCCGCCGCCATCGAGGCGCTGGAGCGCGGCGTACCGCTCGGTTCGGGCGGATCGCGGCTATTGCGCGGCAACCATCCCGAGCATGAGGCGCTAGAGGAGGAAGCGGCACGCTTCTTCGGCAGCGAGGCGGCGCTGTTCTTCTCGAGCGGCTATGCCGCCAATGCCGCGCTGCTGGCGACATTGCCGCAACGTGGCGATCTCGTTGTCCACGACGCGCTGGTCCATGCCAGCGCCCACGAGGGAATGCGCCTCGGTCGCGCCGAGGTGCGCGCCGCCGCCCACAACGACATCGACGCCTTCGCCGACGCGGTCGCCGAGTGGCGGCGCGCCGGCGGCACCGGACGCGTGTGGGTCGCGGTCGAGAGCCTCTACAGCATGGATGGCGACCAAGCGCCGCTCGATGCGCTTGCGGAGCTAGCCGACACGCACGAGGCGATGCTGCTGATCGACGAAGCCCACGCCACGGGCGTGTTCGGGCCGGACGGGCGCGGCCTGGCGGCGCATCTCGACGGGCGCGACAACATCATCACGCTGCGCACCTGCGGCAAGGCGCTCGGCTGCGAGGGGGCGCTGCTCTGCGGTCCCCGGATCATGCGCGACTTCCTGATCAACCGTGGCCGCGCCTTCATCTTCTCGACCGCCCCCTCGCCGCTGATCGCGGCCACGGTCCGCGCAGCATTGCGCCTGCTCGTCGCCGAGCCCGAGCGTCGCAAGCGGCTGCACGCGCTGATCGCCCAAGCCCATGACCTGCTGGTGCCGCTCGGTGCGATCGGCAGCGGCTCGCAGATCCTGCCGGTCATCCTCGGCGACGACATTCGCGCGATGCAGGTCGCGGCCGCGGTGCAGGCGGCGGGCTTCGACGTGCGCGGCATCCGTCCGCCGACCGTCCCCGCCGGCACCGCGCGGCTACGCGTCTCGCTGACGCTCAACGTGACGAGCGAGGATGTGACCGCCCTCGCCGCCGCGCTCGCGGAGGCGCTGCGATGA
- the bioD gene encoding dethiobiotin synthase, whose amino-acid sequence MSRAIVVTGTDTDVGKTVFAATLAGALGAAYWKPVQAGLDSGSDADRVAALSGLPPERILPEAYRLATPCSPHRAAEIDGIEIDPARLDPPGDRPLVIEGAGGVLVPVTRRLLYADLFARWALPTVLVARTALGTINHSLLSLEALRARQVPVLGIAFVGEANEDSEATIAAVGKVRRLGRLPLLNPLDRVSLAHAFTANFKLADFAA is encoded by the coding sequence ATGAGTCGCGCGATCGTCGTCACCGGCACCGACACCGACGTCGGCAAGACCGTGTTCGCCGCCACGCTCGCCGGCGCGCTGGGCGCCGCCTATTGGAAGCCGGTGCAGGCCGGGCTCGACAGCGGCAGCGATGCCGATCGGGTGGCGGCCCTCTCCGGACTGCCGCCCGAGCGCATCCTTCCCGAGGCTTATCGCCTCGCCACCCCATGCTCCCCGCACCGCGCGGCCGAGATCGACGGCATCGAGATCGACCCCGCCCGTCTCGACCCGCCCGGCGATCGTCCACTCGTGATCGAAGGCGCCGGCGGCGTGCTGGTGCCGGTCACCCGCCGCCTGCTCTACGCCGACCTGTTCGCGCGCTGGGCATTGCCGACCGTGCTGGTCGCGCGGACCGCGCTCGGCACGATCAACCACAGCCTGCTCTCGCTGGAGGCGCTGCGGGCGCGCCAAGTGCCGGTGCTCGGCATCGCCTTCGTCGGCGAAGCGAACGAGGACAGCGAGGCGACGATCGCCGCGGTCGGCAAGGTGCGCCGCCTCGGCCGCCTGCCCCTCCTCAACCCGCTCGATCGCGTGTCCCTTGCCCACGCTTTCACCGCCAATTTCAAACTCGCTGACTTTGCGGCATGA
- a CDS encoding adenosylmethionine--8-amino-7-oxononanoate transaminase encodes MSSPVWHPFTQHGLGEPIPLVERAEGAALYTRDRRRVIDAISSWWVTTHGHSHPRIMAAIAEQAGKLDQLIFAGWTHEPAETLARGLTAIMPAELRHVFFSDSGSTSVEVALKMALGFWANTGRPRHRIVVMEHSYHGDTIGTMSVGARGVFNQPYQPLLFDVATVPFPELSREQATLDALEAHCRERPAAFIVEPLILGAGGMKTYPPALLAEMRAICARHEVLFIADEVMTGWGRTGTLLACEQAGVVPDILCLSKGLTGGALPLAVTMATAPIFEAHRSTDRARMFFHSSSYTANPIACAAANANLAIWREEPVLGRVAGLGERQQARLDRLADHPLVRNPRHLGTIAAFEIADRTGNYLSEIAPRLLAFARERDVLLRPLGNTLYVMPPYCIDDADLDAIYSVAEEFLASTL; translated from the coding sequence ATGAGCTCGCCCGTCTGGCACCCCTTCACTCAGCACGGCCTCGGCGAGCCGATCCCGCTGGTCGAGCGCGCCGAAGGCGCCGCGCTCTATACCCGCGACAGGCGGCGGGTGATCGACGCCATCTCCTCTTGGTGGGTGACGACCCACGGCCATAGCCACCCACGCATCATGGCGGCGATCGCCGAGCAGGCGGGGAAGCTCGACCAGCTCATCTTCGCCGGCTGGACACATGAGCCGGCCGAGACGCTGGCGCGCGGCCTCACGGCGATCATGCCCGCCGAGCTCCGCCACGTCTTCTTCTCCGACAGCGGCTCGACCAGCGTCGAGGTGGCGCTCAAGATGGCGCTCGGCTTCTGGGCCAACACCGGCCGGCCGCGCCATCGCATCGTGGTGATGGAGCACAGCTACCACGGCGATACTATCGGTACGATGTCGGTCGGCGCGCGTGGGGTGTTCAACCAGCCGTACCAGCCATTGCTGTTCGACGTCGCCACCGTTCCCTTCCCCGAGCTCAGCCGTGAGCAGGCGACGCTCGACGCGCTGGAGGCGCATTGCCGCGAGCGGCCCGCCGCCTTCATCGTCGAGCCGCTGATCCTCGGCGCGGGCGGGATGAAGACCTATCCCCCCGCCCTCCTCGCCGAGATGCGCGCGATCTGCGCGCGGCACGAGGTGCTGTTCATCGCCGACGAGGTGATGACCGGCTGGGGCCGCACCGGCACATTGCTCGCCTGCGAGCAGGCCGGCGTGGTGCCGGACATCCTGTGCCTGTCGAAGGGCCTCACCGGCGGCGCGCTGCCGCTGGCGGTGACGATGGCCACTGCGCCGATCTTCGAGGCGCACCGCTCGACCGACCGCGCGCGGATGTTCTTCCATTCCTCCAGCTACACCGCCAACCCGATCGCCTGCGCGGCGGCCAACGCCAACCTCGCGATCTGGCGCGAGGAGCCGGTGCTGGGGCGCGTCGCCGGCCTGGGCGAGCGCCAGCAGGCACGGCTCGACCGCCTCGCCGATCATCCGCTGGTGCGGAACCCGCGCCATCTCGGCACCATCGCCGCGTTCGAGATCGCGGACCGGACCGGCAACTACCTTTCGGAGATCGCCCCGCGCCTGCTGGCCTTCGCCCGCGAGCGCGACGTGCTGCTGCGCCCGCTCGGCAATACGCTCTACGTGATGCCGCCCTATTGCATCGACGATGCTGACCTCGACGCCATCTATTCGGTGGCGGAGGAGTTCCTTGCCTCCACACTCTAA
- a CDS encoding KTSC domain-containing protein, translating into MIRHFDYDAAAHRLDIEFVSGRRYSYHEVPPAVVEAMRRATSKGGFFNRRIRDRFRFTREAA; encoded by the coding sequence GTGATCCGCCACTTCGACTATGATGCCGCCGCGCACCGGCTCGACATCGAGTTCGTGAGCGGGCGGCGCTACAGCTATCACGAGGTGCCGCCGGCGGTGGTGGAGGCGATGCGGCGCGCCACGTCCAAGGGCGGCTTCTTCAACCGCCGCATCCGCGACCGCTTCCGCTTCACGCGGGAGGCGGCTTAG
- a CDS encoding MFS transporter — MVSLLPQPDVSEAERERGLRLMIGEAGFSGGTAALTTGVILTAFALHLGASNAMVGLLASAPFLAQLLQLPAILLIERTRQRKRIAVLSSVVGRSMLAVMAVIAFFSGTGALLAFLVAQVVVCGLGAIGGCAWNAWIRDLAPERQLGNVSARRTIWTTSISLALGLAAAAALRLTPDHSLTRDAAFAAMFAIGCITGLISARIVAAMPEPQMAPLPGRLSLIELLGRPLRDANFSRLLRFMASWQFAANFATPFFTVFIVRRLGFDISFVLILNMISQVANLVALRTWGALSDRFANKSVLAVCAPTYILAIAAMVGASQFADERLVTAWLVMLHIVMGTSIAGVTLATTNIALKLSPKGEATAYVAVNAMVTAVAAGLAPIIGGLLADVFAARELELVVRWTSPYRQVVIPFVLSHWDFYFLLAGLIGLYAVHRLSLVREQGEIERHEMVAEVLNATRRSVRNISSVAGLRGATDLPASLIREARLRLRFLRRHAREKSRRQPLRSASVNL, encoded by the coding sequence ATGGTCTCCCTGCTCCCCCAGCCCGATGTCAGCGAAGCCGAGCGCGAGCGCGGGCTGCGCCTGATGATCGGCGAGGCCGGCTTCTCCGGCGGCACCGCCGCGCTCACCACCGGCGTGATCCTCACTGCCTTCGCGCTCCATCTCGGCGCGTCCAATGCGATGGTCGGCCTGCTCGCCAGCGCGCCGTTCCTCGCCCAGCTCCTCCAGCTCCCCGCGATCCTGCTCATCGAACGCACCCGCCAGCGCAAGCGCATCGCCGTTCTGTCGAGCGTCGTCGGCCGGTCGATGCTGGCGGTGATGGCAGTCATCGCCTTCTTCTCCGGCACCGGCGCGCTGCTCGCCTTCCTGGTCGCGCAGGTGGTCGTGTGCGGATTGGGCGCGATCGGCGGCTGCGCCTGGAACGCCTGGATCCGCGATCTCGCCCCCGAGCGGCAGCTCGGCAACGTGTCCGCACGGCGCACCATCTGGACGACCTCGATCAGCCTGGCGCTGGGCCTCGCTGCCGCCGCGGCGCTCCGCTTGACGCCCGACCACTCGCTGACGCGCGACGCCGCCTTCGCCGCGATGTTCGCGATCGGGTGCATCACCGGCCTGATCAGCGCTCGCATCGTCGCGGCGATGCCCGAGCCGCAGATGGCGCCGCTGCCGGGCAGGCTGTCGCTGATCGAGCTGCTCGGCCGGCCGCTGCGCGACGCCAATTTCAGCCGCCTGCTGCGATTCATGGCGAGCTGGCAGTTCGCCGCCAACTTCGCCACGCCCTTCTTCACCGTCTTCATCGTCCGCCGGCTCGGCTTCGACATCAGCTTCGTGCTGATCCTCAACATGATCAGCCAGGTCGCCAACCTGGTGGCGCTGCGTACCTGGGGCGCGCTCAGCGACCGGTTCGCCAACAAGTCGGTGCTGGCGGTGTGCGCCCCCACCTATATCCTGGCGATCGCGGCGATGGTCGGCGCATCGCAGTTCGCCGACGAGCGGCTGGTCACCGCCTGGCTGGTGATGCTCCACATCGTCATGGGCACGTCGATCGCCGGGGTCACGCTCGCCACCACCAACATCGCGCTCAAGCTCTCGCCGAAGGGCGAGGCGACCGCCTATGTCGCCGTCAACGCGATGGTGACCGCCGTCGCCGCGGGCCTCGCGCCGATCATCGGCGGCCTGCTCGCCGACGTCTTCGCCGCGCGCGAGCTCGAGCTGGTGGTGCGCTGGACGAGCCCCTATCGTCAGGTCGTGATCCCGTTCGTGCTCAGCCATTGGGACTTCTATTTCCTGCTCGCTGGGCTGATCGGCCTCTATGCCGTCCACCGCCTGTCACTGGTCCGCGAGCAAGGGGAGATCGAACGGCACGAGATGGTCGCCGAGGTGCTGAACGCCACCCGCCGTAGCGTCCGCAACATCTCCAGCGTCGCGGGCTTGCGCGGCGCGACCGACCTCCCGGCGTCGCTGATCCGCGAGGCACGGCTGCGCCTGCGTTTCCTGCGGCGCCACGCCCGCGAAAAATCGCGCCGCCAGCCCCTCCGTTCAGCGTCGGTCAACCTTTGA
- a CDS encoding DUF5320 domain-containing protein codes for MNQTPTRRRGKVIAAVLASAALLASCATATTYHPATGSGFSRTGFSDVQIEPNRFRVSFAGNSYTSRETVERYLLYRAAELTLDQGYDYFIVSDRDTDKQTRTYATPSYGGWAGFGYWGPRWRYYGRGFGWRSWDPWWGDPFWDRTIDVNTVERYDAAAEIVLGRGPKPADVHAFDAHAVMERLGPTIKFPEQRR; via the coding sequence ATGAACCAGACTCCTACTCGTCGCCGCGGCAAGGTGATCGCCGCGGTCCTTGCCAGTGCTGCCCTGCTCGCCTCCTGCGCGACCGCGACGACCTACCATCCTGCGACCGGCAGCGGCTTTTCCCGCACCGGCTTCAGCGATGTCCAGATCGAGCCCAACCGCTTCCGTGTGAGCTTCGCCGGCAACAGCTACACTTCGCGCGAGACGGTCGAGCGCTACCTGCTCTACCGCGCCGCCGAGCTGACGCTCGATCAGGGCTACGACTATTTCATCGTGTCAGACCGCGACACCGACAAGCAGACCCGCACCTATGCGACGCCGAGCTACGGCGGCTGGGCGGGCTTCGGCTATTGGGGCCCGCGTTGGCGCTATTACGGCCGCGGCTTCGGCTGGCGTTCGTGGGATCCGTGGTGGGGTGATCCCTTCTGGGACCGCACAATCGACGTGAACACGGTCGAGCGCTACGACGCGGCCGCGGAGATCGTGCTGGGCCGCGGGCCCAAGCCTGCGGACGTCCACGCCTTCGACGCTCATGCGGTGATGGAGCGGCTCGGTCCGACGATCAAGTTCCCCGAACAGCGCCGCTGA
- the secA gene encoding preprotein translocase subunit SecA, giving the protein MLGGIAKSLFGSSNDRYVKSLRGIVDKINGFEPAMQAMSDEELAQQTARFRERLENGEKLDAILPEAFATVREAGVRVLGMRHFDVQMIGGIVLHRGEIAEMRTGEGKTLVATLATYLNALPATGVHVVTVNDYLARRDAEWMGQIYRFLGLSVGVIVPNLSDHERREAYHSDITYGTNNEFGFDYLRDNMKYDREAMVQRPFNFAIVDEVDSILIDEARTPLIISGPTDDKSELYISVDAIVKQLTSDDYEKDEKQKSIILTEDGTEKAERMLEAAGLLQGANLYDFENTQVVHHLNQALRANMMFKRDTDYIVKDGKVIIIDEFTGRMMDGRRWSDGLHQAVEAKEGVNIEPENQTLASITFQNYFRMYPKLSGMTGTAATEAAEFYDIYKMNVVTIPTNVPVQRIDEDDEFYKDTQDKFKAIAKKIREHAEKGQPVLVGTVSIEKSELLSEFLRQENVKHEVLNARFHESEAHIVAQAGRLGAVTVSTNMAGRGTDIQLGGNVEFRINDELAEMPEGPERDAAIERIKAEVAEEKQKVLAAGGLFVLGTERHESRRIDNQLRGRSGRQGDPGLSRFYLSLDDDLLRIFGPDTLFARMMRSNMAEGEAIGSKWLTKAIETAQKKVEARNYDIRKQVVEYDDVMNDQRKVIYEQRADIMDAETVDDVVVDMRAETVNAIVGEACPVGSYPEQWNVEGLKEQVRDTLGIEVPVDDWLKEDAVDPEMIEERIREQADAHVNAKAAELDEQTWIGVEKSILLQHLDHHWKEHLAMLDALRQVVHLRAYAQKTPINEYKQEAFAMFERMLGNIREDVTRTLAHAQFRLQPPPDLPELPDFITSHLDPFTGEDNSADWDAGSAGLIAATLPPLAIPQPQGETLLGEDPESWKGVVSRNAPCPCGSGRKYKHCHGAL; this is encoded by the coding sequence ATGCTCGGCGGTATTGCCAAGTCCCTGTTCGGGTCGTCCAACGACCGTTACGTCAAATCGCTCCGCGGCATCGTCGACAAGATCAACGGCTTCGAGCCGGCGATGCAGGCGATGTCGGACGAGGAACTCGCCCAGCAGACCGCACGCTTCCGCGAGCGGCTGGAGAATGGCGAGAAGCTCGACGCCATCCTGCCCGAGGCCTTCGCTACTGTGCGCGAAGCGGGTGTGCGCGTGCTCGGCATGCGCCACTTCGACGTGCAGATGATCGGCGGCATCGTGCTCCACCGCGGCGAGATCGCAGAGATGCGCACCGGCGAGGGCAAGACGCTGGTCGCGACGCTCGCGACCTACCTCAACGCGCTGCCGGCGACCGGCGTGCACGTCGTCACCGTCAACGACTATCTCGCCCGCCGCGACGCCGAGTGGATGGGGCAGATCTACCGGTTCCTGGGGCTCAGCGTCGGCGTGATCGTGCCCAACCTCAGCGACCATGAGCGGCGCGAGGCATACCACTCCGACATCACCTACGGCACGAACAACGAGTTCGGCTTCGATTACCTGCGCGACAACATGAAGTACGACCGCGAGGCGATGGTGCAGCGGCCCTTCAACTTCGCGATCGTCGACGAGGTGGACTCGATCCTGATCGACGAGGCACGCACGCCGTTGATCATCTCGGGGCCCACGGACGACAAGTCCGAGCTCTACATCTCGGTCGACGCGATCGTGAAGCAGCTCACGTCCGACGATTACGAGAAGGACGAGAAGCAGAAATCGATCATCCTCACCGAGGACGGCACCGAGAAGGCCGAGCGCATGCTCGAGGCGGCCGGGCTGCTGCAGGGCGCCAACCTCTACGATTTCGAGAACACGCAGGTGGTCCACCACCTCAACCAGGCGCTGCGCGCGAACATGATGTTCAAGCGCGACACCGACTATATCGTCAAGGACGGCAAGGTCATCATCATCGACGAGTTCACCGGCCGCATGATGGACGGCCGGCGCTGGTCGGACGGCTTGCACCAGGCGGTGGAGGCCAAGGAAGGGGTCAACATCGAGCCCGAGAACCAGACGCTCGCCTCGATCACCTTCCAGAATTATTTCCGCATGTACCCGAAGCTCAGCGGCATGACCGGCACCGCGGCGACCGAGGCGGCGGAGTTCTACGACATCTACAAGATGAACGTGGTGACCATCCCCACCAACGTGCCGGTCCAGCGCATCGACGAGGACGACGAGTTCTACAAGGACACGCAGGACAAGTTCAAAGCGATTGCGAAGAAGATCCGGGAACATGCTGAAAAAGGCCAGCCGGTGCTGGTCGGCACCGTCTCGATCGAGAAGTCCGAGCTGCTCAGCGAGTTCCTCCGCCAGGAGAATGTGAAGCACGAGGTGCTGAACGCCCGCTTCCACGAGAGCGAGGCGCATATCGTGGCGCAGGCGGGCCGGCTCGGCGCCGTCACCGTGTCGACCAACATGGCCGGCCGCGGCACCGACATCCAGCTGGGCGGCAACGTCGAGTTCCGCATCAACGACGAACTCGCCGAAATGCCGGAAGGGCCGGAGCGCGACGCCGCGATCGAGCGGATCAAGGCCGAGGTGGCCGAGGAGAAGCAGAAGGTGCTGGCGGCGGGCGGTCTGTTCGTGCTCGGCACCGAGCGCCACGAGAGCCGCCGCATCGACAACCAGCTGCGCGGCCGCTCGGGCCGTCAGGGCGACCCGGGCCTCAGCCGCTTCTACCTGAGCCTCGACGACGACCTGCTGCGTATCTTCGGGCCGGATACGCTGTTCGCGCGGATGATGCGCTCGAACATGGCCGAGGGCGAGGCGATCGGCTCCAAGTGGCTGACCAAGGCGATCGAGACCGCGCAGAAGAAGGTCGAGGCGCGCAACTACGACATTCGCAAGCAGGTCGTCGAATACGATGACGTGATGAACGACCAGCGCAAGGTGATCTACGAGCAGCGCGCCGACATCATGGACGCGGAGACGGTCGACGATGTGGTCGTCGACATGCGCGCCGAGACGGTCAACGCGATCGTCGGCGAGGCCTGCCCGGTCGGCAGCTACCCCGAGCAGTGGAACGTCGAGGGGCTGAAGGAGCAGGTGCGCGACACGCTCGGCATCGAGGTGCCGGTCGACGATTGGCTGAAGGAGGATGCGGTCGATCCCGAGATGATCGAGGAGCGCATCCGCGAGCAGGCCGATGCGCACGTCAACGCGAAGGCGGCCGAGCTCGACGAGCAGACCTGGATCGGGGTGGAGAAGTCGATCCTGCTCCAGCATCTCGACCATCACTGGAAAGAGCATCTCGCGATGCTCGATGCGCTGCGGCAGGTGGTGCACCTGCGCGCCTATGCGCAGAAGACGCCGATCAACGAATACAAGCAGGAAGCCTTCGCGATGTTCGAGCGGATGCTCGGCAACATCCGCGAGGACGTGACCCGCACGCTGGCGCACGCCCAGTTCCGCCTGCAGCCGCCGCCCGACCTGCCCGAGCTGCCGGACTTCATCACCAGCCACCTCGATCCTTTCACCGGCGAGGACAATTCGGCCGACTGGGATGCGGGCAGCGCCGGGCTGATCGCGGCGACCCTGCCGCCGCTCGCGATCCCGCAGCCGCAGGGCGAGACGCTGCTCGGCGAGGACCCGGAGAGCTGGAAGGGCGTGGTGAGCCGCAACGCGCCGTGCCCGTGCGGTTCGGGGCGCAAGTACAAGCACTGCCACGGAGCGCTATAA